AAACTTAGATGGTACTTAACTTAAATAAACAAAAAAAATGAAAAATCCCACAAAAATATTCGGGATTGCCATCGCAATTATGCTTGCACTTTTTGTCCTTGTAGTTGCAGTTGAGTCAGTTTTTACAGTTAAAGGCGGAACCGTTGGTGTAGTAAGAAGATTTGGGAAAGTAGAGTCAATTATGGAACCCGGGCTTAATTTTAAAATTCCTTTCGTAGATGATGTTATTATTTATAATACCCAAATGGTAATTTATGAAACAAGCGATTATCCTTCCGATTCTCTGGCCGACTACACTGACTATTCAGTTGATACTACAACCGAGGACGGTCAATCTATCAGTATAAAATACTCAATCAGGTTTAGCGTAAATCCCGAAAAGGTTATGTGGATTGCCAATAACCTGGGAAGGGAACAAGATATTGTAGAAAAGATTGTAAAGACTGATTCAAGAATTCACGTAAGAGGATATGCCCGAAATTATGCTGCTGCAGACCTTTACACAGGCAATATTCGACAACTGGAAGAAGAAATTACAAACGTACTGCTACCTGCTTTCGAACAAAATGGACTTATTCTGGACGAATTTGGAATTCGAAATATTGTTTTTGGTGCCGAATATATTGAGGCTATCGAGCAAAAACAAATAGAAAAAGAAAAGGTTACAACCGAAAAATACATTGCAGAACAAGAGCAATATAAAAAAGAGGCCGCGATCACAAGAGCAGAAGCCGAGGCTGAAACTCAAAGACTTGTTCAACAAACAATTACATCGACCCTACTACAAAAAATGTGGATTGAAAAGTGGAACGGACAGTTACCAGGCGTTATGACCGGAGACAGTCAAGGAATTATTATTGACTTAGGAAATTTACAATAGTTGATACTGTTTCACCACCTGACAAGTCCGAGACATGTCACTACTACTTACTGGTGAAACACGTACATGAGGTCACCGTCTTCCATAACGTATTCCTTGCCAACGCTTTTGACGACGCCCTTTTCTTTCGATTCTTTCCAGCCACCAGCCTTAACAAAATCGTCAAAATGAATTATGTCGGCGCGAATGAACCCTTCGGAAAGGTCGGAATGGATTGCACCGGCGGCTTCCCTTGATTTAGAACCCGCTTTTATTTGCCATGCATTTAGAATCTGCTCATTACCGGTGTAAAATGTAATAAACCCTAAAAGACTATAACATTTACGAATTATCTGAGGTAATCCAATATAACTAAGTCCAAGCTCTTTTATATATTCAGTGCGCTCGGTATCAGAAAGCCGGGATAGCTCATATTCTAGCTTAGCATTAACGGTTAAAATTTCTGATGTGTCCAAAGTAATTCCCTGGCCGGTTCGAAAATCAATAAGTTGTTTTCGGTATTCGGCTATTTTAGCTTCAGAAGTTTTGTCGGACACATTTAGAGTAATTAAATACTTTTTATTTGTAAGTAGGAAAAGATTATCTATAAAGCCAATCACATCTTCATCCGTTAGCCCTTTGATAAAGGCAATCGCAGGAAGCCCCTTATCAAGAAAAGCTTTAAGCTCTTGTACAGCTGAGCTTACCTTGTGAATAGGATCGTTAGGCGGCTTCCCTTTCGAATCTTTCTCAACACTTGCAATCGTTTTCTCAACAGTTTCCATGTCTTTAAGGATTAGTTCAGTCTCTACAATGGAAAAATCTTTTACGGGGTCATCACTTTCGCCATATGCTGAAAGTAAGAATACAATAAGATTTACCTCACGAATGTGGGCAAGAAACATATTCCCAAGGCCTTCTCCCTGGCTAGCGCCCTCGACAAGCCCGGCGATGTCTACAAAGGTAACTGTGGCCGGAACAAGCTCTTGGGACTTTAAAACACCACGCAGTACATTCAGCCTATCATCGGGAACAGCAACAACCCCAATATTTTTGTCTATTGTACAAAACGGGTAATTTTCGGCAGGCACGTTTTGATTGGTTAACGCATTAAAGAGAGTTGATTTACCTGCATTAGGTTTTCCAACAATACCGATAGACAACATTTGTTTATTCTGCTAATTCCTTAACCAGCTTGGTTGCAAAAACTTCTTCTTGCAAAATGAAAAGCGTATTAAACAAGGCACTAACAATCCAGGCAATAGCAACCAAAAGTATCATTGCCAGGATGGAAAGCAGATGAAATCCTATTGCAAAGACTACTCCGAAGGTCACAATAAATACAATAAATCCAATTCCGAATACAACCAAAAATATTATGCCTTTAATTGCACCCAGTGCCCAATTCAGAAGAGCCCAAACAATATAGTTACTTATATTCTGACTAATTATTTCCCAGGCATCATTTATTGATTCCATGACTCCCTTGTCTTTAAGGACAATAAGCCTGATTGCCGTAACATATATCCAATGAATCGAGATTGACCCAAAAATTATTGTTAGAATTCCAACACCACATAAACAAATTAATGGTAAAGACAAAGCAACTAATATGAATTCCATTACCCCATATAAAAAGTCAACAATAAAGACCTCCCAAAAGCCTTTATGACCCGACTTCCAAAGCTCGATAAGTCCAGATTTAGTTTCGGAAACAGTGGCTCTTATAATCGCGTTTCTTGCAACAATTCTAATATATACACCCAAAAGTCCAAACAGCAAGCCTAAGCATCCAAGTGACAAGATTAATACAATTATTGAAACTGAGCTAAAAGTTTCTTTCCACTCGATTACTGCATCAGATATACGCCCTCGAACAGACGACGGCAATTCTTTCATAATTACTTCGAGTCCACTTTTATCGTTACTCGCATTAAGTTGACTTGACAGACCACCGGATGAAGTCCCACCCTGCATATAAAACAGTGCAAATACGAACCCTATTACCCAAAGCGCTTTGTATTTAAGAATAAATTTGATACTGTCCGTAAAAAGAGCCCACACGTCAACTGATTTTTTGGTGTACATGATATTTTATACAAATAAATTACCTGTAAGTTTATCATTTAATCAATATTTTGTTAAGAAGTGTATAATTACAACATGAAAACCCTTAAATATATAAAGTACCGAATACAGACACTCTTCAGATTACTTCGAAAACGGTTTGCCCAATACGTTTTGCACAAGAATACTCACAAAAAACTTCTTGCGCTTTTTACCCCAATGGATATTCACCCTAAAAATGATCTAAAAAAACTAACACCTTACCCTACACAAAAACTTGTACTTGAGATTGGCATAGGAAACGGAGAACACCTTGAATATTTAGCCCGACAAAATCCCCAAACAACTTTTATTGGAACGGAACTTTCCAAGCTTTACGCAGAAAAGGCAGCTCGCAGAGTTCAAATTTCCGGTATGAAAAACGCACACGTGTTTTATACAGAAACAATAAGGTTTTTAACAGAAGACGTTAGAAATCACTGCTTTGACAAAATTTTTATTATTTGTCCAGATCCATGGCCTAAAAAGAAACATTTGAAACATCGAATTACCTATATTCAAAATCTAAAAATCCTACTTAAAAAACTAAAACCCACAGGAAGAATTTGGCTTCTAACAGATAATCCCGTGCTTGCAGAAACTACCCTTGAGTCGGTAAAAGCACTTGATATCTCATATAAAACCAATACTTACACAGATCTTCCTATTTCAATTTTTCGGACTAAATATATTCGAAAATGGGAAAAAACTGGAAGCAGATTTTATTCTTTTGAGATTAAGAATTCTTAAATCTATTACCCTCTGTCGATCGGTGTGTTCTCAGAGAGCCCCTTACTTAATTATTTTTTCTTGCTAAGGTGAATCTCTGCTCACACTCCGATCTTCCCAAGTCCACGGACTTGTCCCTACTGCTCTGTATAAACATACTGTCTCCATAACTTAAGAATTCATAATCTTTTGCAAGCGCTTCCTTATAAGCCTTAAACAAATTTTTTCTTCCGGCAAAGGCGGCGGCCATTAAAAGTACCGTTGTTCCCGGTGCATGAAAATTTGTAACTAATTTGTCTACAACCTTAAATTCAAATGGCGGATAAATAAATATGTCTAGCTCTCCACTATACTCCTTAAGCTCGCCAAACTTTTGGTGCACCCCCTCCAAAACTCGAGTAACTGTTGTTCCAAACGCAATTATTTTCCCTCCACGCTCCTGCGCGGTTTTTATTACATCAAATGTATTCCTTGAGATGGTTGCAAGTTCCTTATGAATCTTAAAATCTTCAACAAACTCTGTTTTTATCGGAGCAAATGTTCCCCACCCTACATATAAAGTTACATAAACTATTTTGGCACCTTTATCTTTTATTTTTTTGAGGATATCTTTGGTTAAATTTAAGCTCGCGGTTGGTGCAGCAACAGATCCTTTTACCGTTGCAAACACAGTCTGGTATCTTGTTTCGTCGGACTCTGTATCAACTCGCTTTATATATCTTGGTAAGGGTACATGACCAATTTTGTCCAATTCGGGTTCAATTGACCGACTAAACCTAATTTTAAACGTGTTATGCTTTGTTTTTTGTAAAACAGTTGCAGTTAAATCCGGCAACAGTTCAACTAAATCTACATTTTTTAATTTTCCTGCATTCCCAATAAGTACCTCCCATTCCAAATCAACCAAGTTATACATATGTGAAAGTGGCGACAAGAGCAAAATCTCCACACGTGAGCTTTTACCTTTAGGATTTCCAAACAATCTTGCTTTTATAACCTTTGTATCATTAAGTACTACAACATCACCTTCATTGATATAATCAACAACATTCGAATATTTCCTGTGCTCCAGTCTAAACGGCGATCTGTGAAGAACCATAAGCTTCGACTGACCTCTTTTGCACCTAGGCTTCTGGGCTATTTTCTGTTTGGGTAGGCTGTACAAGTACTGATCTGTTCGAGTTTTCATTTGGTACTGTTGTCGGGTTTGAACTAAATTTCTTTGTAATTGTTACTACAAGCTTTACAATACTAACAAAGAATGAAGCAAGCAAAATTGCTCCGGCAAAGGCAAACAAAACAAAATATGAATCAAAAATGCGGGGAAAAATACTTAGCTGAATTCTTGTTAAAATATCGGTAAGAAGAGATTCTTTGCGTGGTTCTATAAACGAGCTTAAGGGTTTTGTATTCACAAGGTCTATTGACTCTACCGGTACAAAGGATATCACCGGATTTGACATTTGGAAAAGGTCAGATGAGCGATGACTTACAGGTGCAGGAGTCTGAGGATCCATTCCGGATATATACCATAGAACTCTATCAAGGTCAGGTCCAATATATGTCCTTCCCTCTTCTCCCCAAGTAGGATCAATTGTCAACCAACCGTAATCCGGAATATATGCCAAAACCCACTGATGATTATCCTGTTCAGCCGCCGGGACATCCGGATTAAATCCACGCCCATAAGCAGCAACAGCGGGAACTCCTTGAGCCCTAAGTAATGCGACCATTGTATCAGCATATTCCATACATACCGAAGGTTCTCCGGAAATCGCAGCTGCGGCACCAACTCTATTATTATTTAAATATTTTTCATTGTCATAATCGAGTAAATCTACTACGTAAGTATATGTATTATTTACAACTTCGATTATATTCTCCGATTTTTCGATATTTGAAACAGCTGTCTTAACCGCCGTACTGTTAACTTCCCAAAATGATGCCTCTCCTAAATAGACACTGTATTCATCGGGAATATCAGAAAACAATGCATTATCTGGAATGACTTTTTCCCCAAATTGAATACCCATATACCCATTTATATAAATATCATATGCCTGATCAGCATCTAACAAAAAGGTTGCAAATGTATTTCCAAGTTCATCCGAAAAAACAATTTTGGGTTCCGGATAAAACGACTCAATATATACAATTTGTCCGGTTTCATCATAATCACGTGGAAGCGCTATTGTTACCTCATTTTTTGAGATCCCTTTGAATATGTTTTTTTCGTGTGTTTGGGGAACCGAGAGTGTTATATTAAACTGATATAGTTGCAAATCGCCGATTTGAATGTGAATACTTGAACTGTATAATTGATCGGCAATATAATCAAGTATCCAGAATTCTGCTGTTTCGGAACGACTAACTGGTTCTACTTGAGTAAAGATTTCGGATGTATATACTTTAGAAATGTTGACTCTAAACGTGCGAGAAAAGTCGTACGAGTTATTATTTTCGGGAATCTGCTGCTTGGGAATATAAAAATTTGTTATAGCCCCAATTGAGTTAATTAACTGATAATCTTTATACTCTATCCAAAAAATCTTTTTTTCTCCGGGATTTAGATCTAACTCAAAAGCCATTGAGACCTTTGTTACATTATCGGACGATGTTAAAACAAAGTCTGAATCGGAGGTTTTAAGGCTATCAAGCGTAAGGTCCCGTTCCTCGGTAGTTGAATCTGAAAAGAAGTCGATATTAAGTGACTGTGTCTCGGATCCTGATATATACTGAGTTTTCGAATTGTTTGATATTGTTGTGGTTTTTCTTATAAGCACATAATCTTCATAAACGGTGTATTCAGTATGCTGGACCACAGAGAAGCCCGCCGCATATACAGGCAGAACATTAGCAGCAAATATAGTAACTATGGCAATTAAAAGAATTCCTGCTATACTTGTTAATACTTTAAGCCTTTTCATATTTATGATTATATAAAATGTTTAAAATTTTTGATAGTCATTATATCTTACGTTTGCTAAATTAAAAATGTAACAATGCTTCCACTAGACGACGACAACAATAACCGTAGATTTACACCTATACTAGCTGCAATTATTATTACAAATGTTGTTGTATTCGTAATTGAATATCTTGATCCAAACCTTAATTCATTCATTGGACGGTACGCACTTATTCCTGCATTAATTGAGATATTTAATCCTGCAACCTGGTATACGTTTATAACCTCAATGTTCTTACATGCCGGCATAATGCATATTTTTTCAAACATGTGGTTTCTATGGATATTTGGAAATAACGTCGAGGATGATATGGGACCCTTGGGCTTTTTATTTTTTTATATTGCGGGTGGAATTTTTGCATCGCTTGCTCAGTTTATATTTATGATTGGTTCACCCATCCCTACACTTGGCGCAAGTGGAGCAATTGCCGCAGTACTGGGTTATTACATGGTAGCTTTTCCTGAAAATCAAGTTAGAGTACTTGCATTCAGCAGATATCGATCAGGAATAATTAACACATCGGCATACAACATGCTCTTCATTTGGGGAATTACTCAACTTTTTAACGGGGTTGGGTCACTTGCATATGGGGGAAGTAACAGCGGCGTTGCCTGGTTTGCTCATTTGGGCGGATTTTTGTTTGGAGTAATTTTTGCACTGTTAAGAAAAAATATTCGTAAAGACAAATCAATAAGAAAATATGAAACCTGAATTTAAAGTAATAAAACAGTCTAAAAGTAGTAATGCCCGTGTCGGGCTTTTATCACTTCCGCATGGCAAAATCCAAACTCCATGTTTTATGCCAGATGCAACTTACGGCTTTATAAAAGCACTTTCATATCCTTTGTATAAAAGCATTTCACCTATACCCAAGATGGTTGTCACGAACACACTACATACCTATCTGCAAATAGGTATAGAGGCGCTTGAAAAATCCAGAGGAATTAACGTTTTCACGGGCTGGGACGGTCCGTTTTTAAGTGATAGCGGAGGATTTCAGGTCTTTTCACTCAATATAAAACAGGACCTACCGATTTCCGAAAAGGGGGTAACATTTAAACCCGTGGAAACAGAAAAATCATTCATTTTCACGCCCGAATTATCACTCCAAATTCAGGAGGCTCTTAACACCGATATTCGGGTTGTACTTGATTACTTTACTCCACCAAAGGCTAATAAAAAGCTTGCCGAAAAATCGGTTTCCATAACCACAGCCTGGGCGGAAAGGTCAAAGGCACAATGGAGTAAGGGTAAAAAGAACTCACTTGTTGTGGCCGTGGTACAAGGCGGATCCGATCCGATCTTAAGAAAGGAGAGTTACGTCCGGCTTGAGCCATTTGGGTTTAATGGATTTGGTTTTGGAGGTTGGCCTATTGTAAACAAACGACTTGATATAAAAACATTAACTCACTTTTCTAAGATCGTAGAACCAAAATACTTTAAATATGCAATGGGAGTCGGGACCCCGGATGATATTAAAGCTTGTATTGCCCTTGGATTTGATCTTTTTGATACAGTACTTCCCACAAGAAACGCTCGGCACGGATACTTATACACATCCGAAGGAATTTTAAGAATTAATAATAGCAGGTATAAACAAGACTTAAGCCCTGTTGACCCTGACTGTGATTGTTTGTGTTGTAAAAACTACTCAAGAGCAGAACTTAGAGCCTTGTTTAAAGCCAAGTCCGAAGTTGCCTACACGCTTGCAACCATTCACAATCTAAGATACTATGAAAAAGTAATTGAATTAGCCACTTTAGAAATCCTTAGAGAATAACAGGAGACCGACACATGTTACAAAACTGCCAATGAAAACTAAACTTACCAAAGTCTCAAAAGACATTACTCGATCATATATTTTTCTTTTGACAAACGCTTTTCTCTGGGGAATTTCACCAAGTATAATAAAAATTGGAATTGAAAAAATTAATCCCTTTGTTTATCTGTATTATCGTTACGTTATTGTATGCATAATTACCCTAATCATTTATATAAGAGCAAAGTCCTTAAAAAGACTTTTTAAGGTTTTTAAAAATCCCAAATATCTTTTAACTATGTTGCTTACAACACCCGGTCCCCTTATATTTCAATACATTGGAATTCAGATTACCTCATCGATTGTTTCGTCGGTATCGGGTGCATTAACTCCAATAATTGCAGGAATTCTGGGAGTTTGGCTGCTTAAAGAGACTATTACTAAAAGCGAGAAAACCGGAACAATTGTAGCCTTTATTGGTATTTTGGGGATTATCGCCCTAAAAGGAGGAGAATTTGGAAACTTTGAGATTCAACTTATTGGAGCAATTCTTGTTCTATTGGGTGGTGCAGTATGGGTTCTAGGTGACGTATTTTTTAGAAAAGTTAAGAAAAAAGATCAACGAACGGTTTCATTTGCGTCATTGTTTCTTTCGCTTGTAGTATTTGCCGTAATTACACTTTTTGTATCACCCGAAAGCCTTATTACTTTCCCAACAGATTGGAGTGTAATTCTAAGCGTTGTATATATGGCAATTCCCGGAACGCTTATTGCCTTTATTATTTATCAAATGACTGCACCACATGTAGAAGTCTCTGAGGCAAATATATTTACATATTTACAACCGCTTTTTGGAATTCCGGCTGCAGTAATAATACTTGGAGAAAGCTTCTCACCAATTCTTATTATACCCATGATTCTGGTAGCTTTGGGTATGTGGCTAAATATTCACGAAAAGTTTAAACACCGGCACTAGCCGGCACTAGTTAGACTTGATTTTATTCGATTTCTATTAATTTTTCTTCCGCTTCTGCCAAAAATTCTTGAGCCAACCAAAGTCGCCTTGGATCGGTAGCATACAAGGTAAAGAGTGGTTCTCCTTCAGTAACTTGTTCACCTACAAGTTTATCAAAATAAATTCCAGATAATTTTATAAAAGGTGCTCCAAGTATTCTTGTAGTTTGAACAACGGTTTTATTCGAAATGTTTTTTATGGTTCCTGTCTTGGGAGCATTAAAAACCTGGGTATTGTCTCCCAGAACAAAATCCGAAGAGCTTCGCTTTGTTTTTGCACCCTGAGAAAAAGCTATTTCCCAAAATTTCTCGGCAGCTTTTCCGTTTTCCAGTACTTCCTTTGCACTGTTAAATCCTTGCCCTTTATCGACGGTTTTTGTAATTTCAAGGATTTTACCAGCCATATCAAGTGCAAGGTTTTCTATATTCAGCGGGCGTCGCACGTCACGTTCCAATATAAACAAAAGATCTCTGGCTTCAAGGATTGGTCCTACACCATTACCATCAGGACCTTTGGGACGTCTTTGATAAACATCAACCTTTATATCAAAAAGTTCGCCAAGTTTTCTGAATTGTTCGGAAACTAGGGGAATATCTTCTTCTTTTTTAATTTTAGTACCGGGTCCAACGGGAAGATCCACAAGAAAATAATGAATGCCTGTTGCTATTTTTTTTGCCATAATACTCACAACAAATTTGTCGTATGATTCAATGTGAAGCGCCCTCTCAATGTTTATAAGCACATCATCGGCAGGAGCAAGATCCACTCCCCCTCCCCAAACCAAACATGCGTTAGTTTTCCTGACGACTTCATCAATTTGACTCTTTGATAGCGCAACCGGCATTATACATTCAAGAATGTCTGAAGTGCCTGCGGGTGAAGTAATTGCACGTGAAGATGTATTTGGCACAATAAGATCAAAACAAGCCAAAATCGGGACCATTACAGGAGTTACACCTTTTGCGGGAATACCACCTATAGAGTGCTTATCAACTACCTTTTTCCCCAAGTCATCAAAATTAAGCATATCACCCGTTTCGGCCATAGCTTTTGTCATGTAGTAGATTTCTTGATCGTTAAAGCCAGGTGCATATGAACTTGCCGCAAAGTAAGTTGTTTCGACCGTCGTAAGTTTACGCTTAGCAATATCCTCGATTATTTGATGAATTTCTTGGTAGTTTAGTGTTCCCCCTAAGAGCTTTTTCTCGATTGCCTCAACAGATTTTGCGTTTGATACAACGTCAAGCGTTACCATATCATTCGAAGGAATTCCATAATCAAGCCAAACGTCTTCGTACAACCCAAGCTCATCGTACCCGACAAGTGTGTTGGTGGTATCGATTGTTCCGTACACGCAAATATCATGCCAACACAGATGAACTCTGGCCCCAGGAGAAAGACCTTTTTCGCTTGCTGTCGCCTCGTTTAGCAGGAAAATCAAAGGATCCTCGGTACGAATATCAAGTCTTCGTGATTTAAAATAATAGGCCACAAGAGATACTATGTAAAGTTAAACTGATAGGTGTTAGCCACTTTTGATTCCGAATCGGACGATTTTCGGTAGCCCCATTGAAGTAATGCATTGTCGAGTTCTTTGTGTGTTTTAGCATATTCAGGCAGTAAAATACCTTCCATTACGGCATCAATGGCCTGCCGTGCGGCCCTTGCGCCTTTATAGGTTCCATCAGGATGCCCATGAATACCACCTCCGAAGTTCATAATAATGTCATTTCCGAGAATATTTACAAGCGCCTCAATGTGACCAGGATGAAGTCCACCCGAGGCTATTGGCATTGTTGGTTTTATTCCGTACCAATCACCTTTTAAGGCATTGTTAGTTTCTATTACAGTCTCGGCGGCTCCATGCATTTTTCCTACTACAGTTCCCGTATGAAGTTGATCAATTCCTGCAAGTCTTGCAATTTTTGCTAGTGGCAACATTGCCACACCGTGCCGATTTCCATGAGTAAAAGCACCATGCATTGCACGATGTCCATGTAAAACAAGTCCCAAATTTTGATCCCGAATGAACTGTACCCCACTCCAACCTACGGTAATTATATCAAGCATAACGACTCCACACCCCGTACTTTTGGCAAGTTTTGCACGGTCAAGCATTTTACTTACAGGCGCAGTAATGTTAGGAACATACATTTTTTTCTCGCCGGTTTCTTTTTCAACCTTTTCTTTTACTTTTAAAGTTTTGTATAGTCGTTCGTCGAATGGGTTAAAATCCTGATCGGAAAGATTTTCATCATCTTTAACAATATCAACCCCACCCAACCAGGCTTCATAGGCGACAAGGGCATGCTCATCGGCAGAAAGACCAACCTTAGGTTTAATAATTGTGCCCAGAAGCGGTCGATCGGAAATTCCTAGAAATTTACGGATTCCGGTAAGCCCAAACGCCGGCCCGTCAAATTTACGAACATAGCTTTCGGGAAAATCGATATCACGAACTCTTAAATTTTTTATGTCTTTCATTCCAAATACATTGCCTGCAACATCGGATAAAAGCTGGGGAAGATTTCGTTCCTCGAAAAGTTCGAGTGGATAAGCAATTTTAATTACTGACTCTTCCTGGTTCACGTAGAAAATTCGTGCACCAAGTCGATTCATTATGTCTTCACGCATTGTACTAATGTCTGTCCAGGTACCTATAGAACTTTCGGCAGCTAAACTTTCGGCAACCTCTGTTAGTGATACTTCTGATTCTACGTAAAATGTAACTATTATATTTTTAGTCGCATCTATGGTCTCACCCAATCGAAGATATCCCATTACAAGATAAGGCAGTTAATTTATCCTGTTTTTAGGGTACTAAGAAACGGGAAAAAAGTAAAGCAGTTAAAGTTCTATTATCTGTCTTTTTTGCCAGTGTCCATTCTCATCCACGGTCCAATTACGAACTTTTTTAAGTTTTTCTCCCTTGTAAATCGCTCTGAGTAGCAACTTGTATGCGTCAGCACGTTTTTTAAGCGACATTGGATTATTAAGATAATCTACGATTCCAAATC
This Candidatus Dojkabacteria bacterium DNA region includes the following protein-coding sequences:
- the rbcL gene encoding type III ribulose-bisphosphate carboxylase codes for the protein MGYLRLGETIDATKNIIVTFYVESEVSLTEVAESLAAESSIGTWTDISTMREDIMNRLGARIFYVNQEESVIKIAYPLELFEERNLPQLLSDVAGNVFGMKDIKNLRVRDIDFPESYVRKFDGPAFGLTGIRKFLGISDRPLLGTIIKPKVGLSADEHALVAYEAWLGGVDIVKDDENLSDQDFNPFDERLYKTLKVKEKVEKETGEKKMYVPNITAPVSKMLDRAKLAKSTGCGVVMLDIITVGWSGVQFIRDQNLGLVLHGHRAMHGAFTHGNRHGVAMLPLAKIARLAGIDQLHTGTVVGKMHGAAETVIETNNALKGDWYGIKPTMPIASGGLHPGHIEALVNILGNDIIMNFGGGIHGHPDGTYKGARAARQAIDAVMEGILLPEYAKTHKELDNALLQWGYRKSSDSESKVANTYQFNFT
- a CDS encoding thymidine phosphorylase is translated as MAYYFKSRRLDIRTEDPLIFLLNEATASEKGLSPGARVHLCWHDICVYGTIDTTNTLVGYDELGLYEDVWLDYGIPSNDMVTLDVVSNAKSVEAIEKKLLGGTLNYQEIHQIIEDIAKRKLTTVETTYFAASSYAPGFNDQEIYYMTKAMAETGDMLNFDDLGKKVVDKHSIGGIPAKGVTPVMVPILACFDLIVPNTSSRAITSPAGTSDILECIMPVALSKSQIDEVVRKTNACLVWGGGVDLAPADDVLINIERALHIESYDKFVVSIMAKKIATGIHYFLVDLPVGPGTKIKKEEDIPLVSEQFRKLGELFDIKVDVYQRRPKGPDGNGVGPILEARDLLFILERDVRRPLNIENLALDMAGKILEITKTVDKGQGFNSAKEVLENGKAAEKFWEIAFSQGAKTKRSSSDFVLGDNTQVFNAPKTGTIKNISNKTVVQTTRILGAPFIKLSGIYFDKLVGEQVTEGEPLFTLYATDPRRLWLAQEFLAEAEEKLIEIE